In the Trichoderma atroviride chromosome 4, complete sequence genome, TGTGTATATTTGGTCATTTGGCGTGGATAGGCGATTCGCCTTTGCTCTAGGAACCATTTCGTCATGTTACAGTAAGAGACATGggaaaaaaatggaaagccgaggaaaacaagaggccaagaaaaTGTCTGCTTTAATGATATATACGCTACGCATAGTATACTCATatgatgatgctgaaagTGATGTATACCcatctctcgctctccaACACTCACTGTCTAGAAAAATGAAAAGTAAAGGGAAGAAAATCCCTTGTGAACAATACTCCTTTTAAAATCCAAATGGCCCGTTGTTGAAGTGAAATTTGAATTGTTgtcctccacctccaccgGGCTGCTGGAATGCCCAGTGCTGGCCACCAAACGGCGAGCCTTGGAATGGGCTTCCTCTTTCGTTGGAGTTGGGGTCGTCTCCTCTGTCAAACCGGGCGCGCAATTCAGGGTCGCTCAACACCTCGTACGCCTCATTGATGCcttgcatcttcttctccgctTCCTCTTTGGTAATGCCTTGCTTGTGAGCTTTATCTGGATGGTACTGCTTGGATGCCTTGCGGTATGCAGACTTGATCTGTCTCTCATCAGCATCGTTGGCCACACCAAGAACCTTGTAGTAGTCTTTTGTCTTGCTCCGTTTAAGTTCAATCTGTGCCTTGTTCAGAATTGGGTtgatcttgtctctcttATCAGGATGCGCGTTCGCTGCACTTTCTAATGCTTGAATAGCTGCCTCGAactcttccttctttagCAGCGTCTTGCCGCGATGTAGAAGAGCCCAGAAGGAGTCTGCATTTAGCTGAATGGCTTCATCGCAATACTTATCGGCATGTTTGCTAGCTGACTGTTTCACAATAGTGTTAGCACATGGTCCGGTAGCAccattgaagagaagaaaaaaaaaaaataggaaaaagaAAGTGGTGGGCTGCGCGTTAACATTACTTACCTCGACGTATGCCTGGCAAACCATCTCGACCAGTTGTTCGTATAAAAAGACCTTCCCTTTGGCAGGTATTCTCCCTTCCTCGCGCAGCTCATTGACTTGTCCCTCTACAGTTGCAAGAAGCCCAGGCTCCTCCTCCGTTCCGACCAGCGCTCTGCTTGCAGTGGTGTATTGTCCCTTGCTAAGCTGACCAGTGACCTTGTTGAAGGCCTTTGTAACGGCTTTCTCTTGCTTGTGTAACTTCTTGCAGACTTTCGAGTCTGGATCGGAGTGAAGACACTTCCGAATCTGCCCGACACCAGCGTCAAGATCCCCCAAATTGTAGAACGAAACAGCTGAGATGACGACATGGGGAGAGATATCGCCAGGTCGCATCTGTAGCACGTGGCGGAGATCGCCAATGCCTTCCTCCAACTCGCCGCGCTCGAAGCGACAGTGCGACCGCGCCTCACGTAACGGCGCATATCTCGAGGCGACGACGATGGCATCTCCCGCATGATTGACACACTCCTCCCAGTTCCCCTCCTTTTCGGCAGCCAACGCAAGCTTCAttgcctcctccgccgccgttAGGGCCAGCACATCGGGGGAATCAGAGGCCTCGCCCGCCGCCGCGTAATCGGCCTTTGCGCCATCCCattcagcagccttggccttgatcttggcgAGTTGAATGTGCGCGCCCGGGAAGTTTGGTCGCAGGGCAAGCACCTTGTTGAAGTCCTCAGTTGCCAGGTTTGCGCGACCGAGCGACAGATAGGTGGTGGCTCgcttgaagaaggacagGTAGTTGGTGGGATCGCGAGCGATGGCGGCATCGTAGTAGGCTAGCGCTTCGTTGGTCTCGCCCTTTGTGAGATGCTCTTGCGCCGAAGTCAGGAGCGCCGATACGGGCACATCTGTGGGAATGTCTTGCGCCAACACAGCGCCGGCCGATATAAGTGCGGCCGTCACAAGCAGGTTTGGCAAGTGAAAGCGCATCTTGGGTTGCCAGAGGTGCTCGACCTAGAGAACAAGAGCAGCTCGCTGGAGAGAAGACAAGTTGAGCATGGGATCTCGTCGCGGGACAATGGGCGCCAGCAAGTTGGCGAGAGAAGTTCGAATCATGGAAGAGTGAGACGTGTCAAGAAAGCCGCAATCTATATACGCTGTTCTTTAGCCAGGCGTGACATGTGGGGGAGAGTCGCAAAAACGGAAGCCGTAACTCCAACGCTGGGAGCGGCAGGGGACGAAAAAAGAGGGTATGCTGTCCTTTACGGAGTAGCATGGGCACGGATCTCACAACTTACAGGGGCTAGGGTGCATTAGCCTCGCCGTGTACTTTGTGCTTCCATTCAGGTACTTGTTTGCGCCCTGTGGCCTTGTGTCCAATAGCCTCTCTGATGGATTCTGTACTGATAATTTGCAGTATGCATTAGCGAAACGATATGCTATAACTGAAATAATTACCCAAGTGTATGTTACACATGGCGAAGCACAATCTCGAATTTTCAATGGAATCTGGACTGGAGTGGAGCTCTTTTCGAACTATTGAGCTTCCATAGGTAGGATTTAccatcagcagcaagcaaaatATACGAAAGCATCAACTGTTGTCGGACTAAGTATGAAATTTATTACATAGTTCTTCTGCAATTTGCACAATCTGAATTACACAAATGGCAAGAAATCAATAATTATACTCACGACTTGCCATGATTATCGCACTTGTACAGCAGACCATCGCGCAAGCAGATCATGAATTCCGCGCTAACGCCAAACCCGTTCTCTTATCGATATCTTACTCCAGAATTAGATAGATGATCCATACCTCAAACTAGCGACATCCCACTTTCAACGGCAGCTCTTTCGCCAAAACCGCCAGCACAAACTCCCGCCTCCAGGATGAGTTCAGGGCATCTTAGCCAAGACGAGGTCAGCATCTATATAGCATCTCCTCTGCTCGTGACGCCGTAAAACGCGCAAGTGTACTGACCCCTGGCGCTGCGCAGTTCTTCGACAAGCTCGGCCATCTGTTCAACCACAGAAAGAGCAGCGACCATGGCGCCATCTACCTAACACAAAAGCGACGTAAGACACCACCACATCCCACCCAATTGGGGCTACAACTATCCTCTGGCACTTGGATTCGGATCCCTCTCTAACTCATTTACCCAATCTAGTCACATACGACCCCAGCGAACAATCAACAACCGCCAAGCTCTTCCCAGACCTCCTCCCCGACAAGCCCCTCCcaatcatcatcaaggccacAAACGGCAAGTCGAAGCGCGATAGATCCGACAAGGAGAAGCTCTCAACCGTTGTTCAGCCCCACGAGCTGGAAGCCTTCTACGTCCGGTATGCCGACGTCTGCAAGGCGGGAATGACACTGTTGAAGCCGAGggacaagagcaagaagaaggcaaaggcaaagaagaagaaggctacTTCATAGGAGTAAGGGTaaggagagggaagaggaaggaaacaaaaatgaaatgaaaaacatatgtatacatatatacatacaggAGAGTCATACAGAGGTTATAATGGCGAAGAGCGCGCTTCCAAGATCTGTTTTGATATGTATATGGGGATACCGCGCTGTGGCCACCCCAAGCAGCAAAGGATCTCATTGATAATTCCAGCAAAGCTTCAGAATTTCCAGTACATGGTGTTATATCTTGTCATAACGGTCTCGCCTCCACAATACGGCATGTGCTTAATTATTTAAACCAACGTATATACTCTGGAAGCCCGATACAACGACATCCATTTGGGCGTCCTTATTCTTGTTCCTCGGCATCTTACTACTTATCTTAGCTAAAGATGATGTTATCAGGCACCATTGttaggaagaagaaagtgtAAGAATAATTTGACGCGCGTATGCTGAGCCGTGGCCTCTCTGTGCGAGCCTACAGGCGGATTTGTTCCATATCTTATATGCTCGGTTGGTTTTATAACccatcttccagccattATTATCTCGCCTCCGTTGCAGACCTAGTCTAGTACCTATATATCATGTGTACCACTATGTCCGTCATCCTAGTCGCCTGCCTATTTATCTTACGCTCAAGATTCAAACTCTAGGCTACAAAATGCCATGGTTGTTATGTTCTATGCGGCAGCCTCCTTCGCCACCTATCCAGTCCGCAAATCACGTCATATTTAAAACTCGCACCTTCACCACGCTCTCCTACGCACCGTTTCGAGAttaagagagaagaaagaaaagtaagAAAGTCAATAGCAAACGTTTCGCCTCGTCTCCTTCCCAGACTTTATACGTCAGAAAACAAATCAAGTTCCCCTTTTCCCCATATTCCATAAGTGACATTCTAATCCAGACAGCTGAAACCCAAGCTATGGGCAGCAGTGTCAAAAGATTCCCCGCGATGTTGAGTAAAGTCTCCCACGATTTTGGATGTAGCTTCCCGCAAATCAATTTTCAGTAGCCCTAGACGAATGAATATGCGAACGCAAAAacggaaaaacaaaaacagaaATAACTCataagaaggaaaagcagctgtcaaagaaaaagaaacaggtTTCAAACGAGGCAATGGTCAGTAGCCATTTTCCAAGTAAGAACTGGGCCAAGTTTGAGAGTCTTAGACCGAAAATGAATTACATAATCTGGTCTTGTGTCAGTCCGGCGTGAGGATCAGTTTCCATGCTGTCACCGCTGGCTTGGTTCAGATATTTGACGAAGCTCAGGTGCAGCGGCCGACCACCATACTGGTAACCTTGGAACTTGGCAATTGCCGTATCGGCGGTGTCAATTGAGTCAAAACGGACAACACCGCTGCCTCGAGACCTGCCGCTGGGTTCGTATTGAATCTCTGCTTGTTCGACCTTGCCAATTGTGGTGAACAATTCAACCAAATCATCGTTGCTGGTTGACCATGGCAGCTGTTGCATGCAAGTTAGTCTAGGCCTTGCATATAAGAGCCGAATGACAGACTCCCAGGGGGGGCTTGGCTCAAGACTTACATTTCGAACATAAATGATCTCATTTCGTTCCGTCCCTGGAGCTGCGTTGTCGGTGAAGGCATTCGGGGCAACTGCTGGCGCGGCAGAAGTATCAAAACCACCACCGGGAGGACCACCACCGGGAGGGCCACCTCCGGGGCCACCTCCAGGGGCGCCACCGCCGAAACCCCCACGtccgccgaagccgaagcctcCGCGGCCGCCACCAAAACCGAAGCCTCCACGGCCGCCAAAGCCACCACGCATACCTCCTCCGTATCCTCCACGACCACCGAAGCCcatgccaccgccgccgccagcaaaGCGGTCTTCGCGAACTTCAAGTAGACGACCTTGCCACTCGTAACCGTTGAACTGTTGGATGGCGTTTCGTGCGTCCTCGGGATTCTCAAAAACGACAATTCCAGAGCCCTTAGGTCTACCATCAGCTCCGAGATGCACATCAGCACGCATCACTCCGCCGATTCGGGCTGTAGTGAGGAGTTAGTAACGATGAACTATATGGAAAATTGTACCCTTTGATAGAGCAGCGAGTACTTGCCTGCTTGTCGGAAGAGATCTTTCAAGTCTTGCCAGCCGACAGTATATGGAAGCTAAATGAGGATTAGTTGAAATTATCCTACGATGGGAAATTTGGACCAGAGTAAACAAACGTTGGCAACGTAGATTTGAcggccaccgccgccgccgccgccgccgccgcctcccccgCCAGGGGGGGCCGCCTGCGTATCCATGGCTGAATCCGGGCatgccgccaccaccaccgccgccgccaccactgAATCCGCCACGGTTGGCACCCCCCGTAGCACCGATGAATCGAGGTTCGGCCTCGCGATcctggagaagaaaacatCAGGTTAGCGTCTCCCTGTCTGGGTGAGAACAAGTTGTTAACAAACCTCTCGAACGTAGACAAGGCGACCCATTAGGTTTTGATTGCTGAGCTGAGCAACCGCCTGCTGCGCTTGCTCCCTTGTAGCATATTCCACAATTCTGTCATGCAAGAGTTAGCCACAAAGAATTAGGCACAGGACTGCAAGAGAGGAAACTTACCCGCATCCCTACAATTATACCCAGGACATCGTCCCAACCCGTCAACCCAACCATTCCATCAAAACcagaaagggaagaagactACAAAAGAAAGCCAACCAAAAGCTACGCGATGAAGCCCACCTTCGACATTCCATTTGGAAGTAATAATACGTCGGCAAAGAGTACCTCTCCAGCTGTGTCGAAATAATTCTACGTCAGTATCCGTCTGCGACCTTGTCCACGTTGATAGAATCTTGTTCTCACCCTGTCTCATAAAATCTTTAAGATGGTGCCACTTGACATCGTAGGAGAGATTGCCGACATAGACGCGGCGGTCCTGCTGCGAGGTCTCGCGGATGTtgctcatcatctgctcTCGGGCAGCGGCCCGGTCTTCGTAGGATCGATGGGGTGCCTGTCCCCCATAGTTGCCAGCATTGCCGCCGGCGGGCGCTTGTCCTGACCCAGTCATTGGGGAGCGATCACGGCCCCGGCGATAGTCGTCTCGACTATTTGATCTGCTGCGAGGTGAATAGGACCGCCGACGAGACTGTCGGCCTGGACTCCTAGAACGTCGGCGAGGAGATCGAGACCTCTCACGCTACAAGGTGGTTAGCATTCGTCATCTCAGTATCTTTTCAGCATGAGTATGTAAGATGTGACGACGGTAGGGCCGGGTTGGATGAATGAATGTAGTTGAGCCACGAGTTGCCTATAGTGCTACTTGGTATGGCGGttggttattttttttttctttttttctcttttttttttacccccTTAAAGCCGAGCATGGAGAATCCCTCAGAGAAGCATAACGCATCTGCACTGAACCATTCATCCGCCATGAGCCGAGCAATGAAGTAGACGGCCTTGGCAGCTCAAGGACAGCCTTGTATGATAAGTTTGACACATGCCAGTGACGTATCCACGGGTTACGGCATAGTGAACAAAGTGGCCTCTGCGGGGTGGCGGCGTAGAATTTGCTCCTCCAGGTCAAGCGGAAGAGAACCAAGGTGGGTATAGTGAATGCGCATGTAGTAGATGGAAAATCAGAGGTCAGGTAGATGAGATGAAACTTACCGGTCGGTAGTTATCGCCGGAGTCAgctaaaagagaaaatgttAGAAGACTGGCGTTGAAAGAGCCCTCGggcaaggcaaagcaaaatggccaagttgtgccaaaggagatggagggaaaAGGCAGGCTTGGTTGAAATAGAAACAACAGTCATGTACCCAGGTAGTGGTGGGGTGTAAAGAGATGAGAGGCCGGCGGAGTAGCAAGGCGGGAGGACATGCAAGTAAGGGGGGGTCAATGATAATGCAGTGTACAGAGAGAGGTGAGTCGAAGAGAAGCCCCGAGGAGGACGTATCAGCCGGCAACGGCGCAATAAGTTACATCCAAGGTGGTATCACGGTGGATGAAGTCAACAGAGGcgtctctgcttctctctgtctctctttcttgcagAAGAGGGCGGCTTCCAAATACCAGGAGCcaggagagaagaatgagtggaggggaggggggggggggggggaaggtCAAGGCTGGACTGCTCGGCGAGAGAGAATGAGATGGCGCCGCAGCACGCGTCTTGTCGGCCAGAAACAAAGGCTCTGGGAGCAAGATGGCGGGAGCAGAATCGAGAGACGAATCGGCTGCAGATCAACGCAGAGACAGAGGTTGAGGAGGACAGgcaaagcaaggcaaagcGCGCGAGAGCGAGTgcaatggaagagaagacgtACCCATGGCGATTTATGCGATACAAAGGAGGAGAAAGGCTCTGTGCCTTGTGCCTTGAGCCTTGTCGCGTGCAGTCAGAGGCAGAGCGGGTGTCTCAACAGATTGGAGGGCAGCTCGAGCCAGGTCGCGACGACGGCAGGATTATGGGCGACTTCTGGCGAGAGGGCAAGCCACGGCACAGCAGTCAGCAAcgcacagcacagcacaggAAGAACGGATCTCGCATAGAAGGGGCTGCAAGTACCAGCAGGTCGCAATTGGGCAATTAGAGGGAGGGGGTAGCACAACGGAGGCGCATGGCATGCTGTCAAGCCTGGTGgtgagaagggaaaaagaacgCGCGCACTGGAGGGAGGGGAGCAGGCGACGAATGAGCGTGCAGAGAGGCTGAAGGCGGCGTGGGGTGGGTGCAGGCGCAGAGCTGTGGCAGCTACAGCACGAGTACCGCTACCTGGGACCCAAGCCAGGGAGTACCTGCGAGTACCTTCTTGCAGAGGTACCTGTACAGAGAGGCCCTTATAGAGGTCTGCTGCGATGCTGGTAAACTGCCCGCCCATATAATGCCCATATATccacaagagcagcagcagcagctcagcagcgCCCGTCAAAGCTCCCGTTCTGTTGCGTCAGAACCAACAAGGTGCCTAGCAGTCCTACGAACCCATGGATGAGATACCGGTGGTCAGGTAACGCAGGTACGGGGAGGGCGGGCAGTGCGCGACCAGGCAAAGGCACAAAGAGGTAAAGCGGCACCTGTAGCGCAGAAAAGGACAGCTTGGGCAAGGCCGGGAGGTACTCGCAGGTACTTGGGAGTGCTGGGCAGAGCCAGTGCTGGATGTAGCATAGAGCCCGGACAAGGCTAAGGTAAGGTACTGCTACCAGAACTACTAGCGCGAGCACAAACACCCGTAAGCTACGATGAGCTCATGGGGGCCGAGTGGGAGAGAGGAATccagaagcaagaaaaaaaaaaacagaaaaaaaaaaaaaaaaaaaaaaaaaaccagaaAAATTCTTAAACAGCCAAGCAGAGTGATGAGTTGCAGGGGGGTCGGGCCTGGGCCAGTCAGGCCAGGAGGGAAGTTCGCGCAGCatgtggtagcagcagctgcatgcaCGTCGCTCATTGCGTCCAGTCTGCAGTGGGAACGGGGAGAGCTTGAGGCGCTGGTACTGGATGCTGGCGGACGTGATGGTGGCCACCAACAGTGACGAGGGACGTACGTACGTGGGCTTTAGCGTGGATTGAAGCCGGGAAAATCTGCTCGTCCACGATGGCGCCGTTCGGttccgaggccaaggagagcgCCGGTCACAGGTGTGCACCTTGTCTTGCGTGCGTCAAGGGGGGAGGCTCCTCACACCAGCCTTGAAGTTTTTTGGggatttgcctttttttttctggctgCGGATGCGAGGCCAGGGTCACGGGGAGGATCCTATTGGAGGGTCCCAAGGTTGGGCTGGACCGGTGTGCTTCGTCTAGGTTTCGAGTCGTCGTAGCAGTGCGACTCCGTGGGGGATAGGCGACGATGCCTGCAATGGAATGAAATggagggaaagggaaaagagacgCCGAGATCTCGCAAAGGcttaggtacctaggtactgaTGGCAGCACGTGTGAGCTACGCAAAAGAAGCACCTACGGCGGCAGGAGCAATTTGATATTGACCACCTGGGCACAAACAGGTATTGACTGCTTGCAGCGAGAACTGTACTAGTGCCTGAACTCTAAGGCACAAGCCGCTGCTCACACCAACTGGACCTTGAGCTAGAGACACATTTCGTGCTACTGCACggcgggagcagcagagcccgGAAGTGGAAGTGGATCGAATCGAGTTCCGCTCAAGCAACTAACTTGATGCTAAGGTGCTTTACCCGACACGATCGGTGAGGGCCAGCCTCTCTCCAGCGCTGAGGCTCTGCTCTGCGCATCTCTGATCTGAGGCCcgtgccatgccatgccatgtgAGTGAGGGCCAGCAGGGTACATGGACTACAAAACTCCAATGGCCGGATGCGGGCAAAAGGCTCGTGTGATTTGcacagcaagcaagcagagcagagcagagcagagcaggcGCCGGATCctgccatctgctgctgggtAGGTATGCAAGTATGGCGCTGGGGGCCTTGCTCGTATTGATGGGGCCAGCATCAAAGCATGATACTGCAAAGCGCATGTCCCGGTCCTCAGCACTGGTATTGGCTGTCCAACGGGCCAATGCCAGCAATTGTGCCCGATTGGAGCAATGCAACTCGTCTGCCAGGATCCGCCCTTGAAGCCAAGCAGCAGTTTGTTGAGTTGTCCCAGAGATGCATGCATGGCTTCATGTATGATGCAATCCCAGGATCCCAGACAAGGTTCCAGGATGCGCAAACACCCATCAGGGCCAATTGGAGCTACAGGGCTGACTAAACGAGGTTGAACGATTTGATACACATACACTGATGCCGCATCACTGCTACATAcaggccagccagcagcaatgcCGTGTCCCAGCTGCAGTAGTTACACGGCGCATGCTGCGTTGGCAACAATTGACGAGGCAgtggaggatgagaagagaaagcgCATGTCCTTGATTTGTCGctttgatggccttgaaagTTCGGCGTACCTTTTCTAGGGACCTTACTAGTAGTTCAAAGGCTCCCGCCGGGATCCACTCTCCGGGCTGATCCAGAGCTTCGAATTTGCAGACCCCTCGACCGACAgcgcatcatcagcatccgTCACAGGCTGAAGCTCACAGGCTGAAGCTCACAGTTCCGACCACCAtgtcctcctcgtcttccctGCCCAGGGCCGCAGCTCGTCTGGCGAGATCGGCTCGCCGCCCAATTGCCCGCCACGCAGCGCCGACACCTTCGTCCCGCATCTGGCAAAAGAGCTGCTACCACTCCTACGACCACCCTCCTCCGCCAGGGCCCTTTGGTACCGTCGACAGGgccatcctcgccgccgcctacAAGCACATTCCCGAGCATGGCTTCTCCCTGCGCGCCATTGGCCTCGGTGCCCGCGATGCCGGATACCCAGAcatcagctccagcatccTACCCGATGGCCAGTTCAGCCTGATCCACTACCATCTCGTCATGCAGCGCGAGCGACTGGCTGAGAAAAGCCAAGAGCTTCTCAAGGATGAGTCGCTGGCAAGCGTCAATGACAAAGTCGCCGCCTTGACCTGGGAGCGGCTGATGGGCAATAAGGAAACTATACACAGATGGCAAGAGGTCTGTCTATGTGTCTCAGGCTCAATTGAGTCGCATGGGGAATCATTCTATTAACAATTCGCATAGGCCTTGGCCATCATGGCCCAGCCAAGCCATATGCCTACATCGCTAGCAGAGCTGGCCACCTTGTCAGACGACATCTGGTTCCTGGCCGGCGACAAGGCTGTCGACCCTTCATGGTATACCAAGCGGGCGGCCCTTTCCATGGTCTACAGCTCCAGCGAGCTGTTCATGACTAATGACACATCGCCCTCCTTTTTGGAAACCAGAAAGTTTTTGGATAGGAGGCTGGACGAGGTCCAGTCCGTTGGAGGAACTGTAGCATCCATGGGACAATGGGCCGGCTTCACGCTGAATGCGGGCATCAACGTCCTGAGAAGCAAAGGAGTTCCTATCTGATTGTATGAGGCAATGTATGCCTTCTCTCTCATAGCCTTGCCCCTGTTGTCTTCTAACTGCCTAAAAGCCGTAAAAGATCATGTACACTATTACCAGCCTTTATGTATATACCATTGTCTACTATATGTATATTTCTCCCTCTTAGTCCGCCTCTAAAAATGAATGGCGTCCTAGCATCGATGCACAAACTCCTAGCTAATGCTTCTCGTTGATATGTTTTTGAGTGGCGCTTGTTTCCAAACACCTTGATGTTGACTTAGATGAGGGTACGTTGGCGGGGATCAGTCAAGCTGTAGAAAGTGACAATCAGTTAGTCATAGAAGGTCAAAACATTGGTAGAAAAGAAGGTATTTGATAAAAACTGACCGGATGATTTTGACATCTTTGTCAAGCTTGGCTCGACCCTCAATGGCGTTCGGCGTAATCAAAATATACTGTCGGGACACTGATCGACGAGCGGCATCCACCTATGTGTAAATCATTAGCTTTCATCATTCTAATCTCTACGATTTCAGCAGCACATGACATACCAGCATATTCGTACTGATTGCTCGATTGACATTGTCCATGAAGACGTCAAACTCATCCAAGCATCGGATCGGCGAACCAATGGCTTCCCATACAGAGAGAAGCATACAAATTGACGAAAACGACTTTTCACCTCCCGACAGCGTCTTCGTGTTGCGTCCCGACGAGTGTTTCCGAGTCTTGTCGGGTTCAATCTGGATGTTGACGCGTCTAGCCTTGTGATCGAGATCGATCTTACCTCTGAACCCACGCTCACTGAGAAGGTAGCTGAACTGGATACGTATTCGAGCACTAATTTGCCTCTGGAACTGTCGCCATAGATGAAGTCGGTGCTCAATTGCCTGCTTCAAGCTTGAAATGGTTTCGTCAACgtccctcgtcttcttcatgacATCTTCGTATCTCGTTCTGGCCTCAATGGCTCGGTCATAAATCTGCTGGTCCGTGGCTccttgtcgagcttctcgCTGTGCAAGTTGCTCGCAAACCCTTTGGTATTTGATCTCCAGGCTTTCATACGTTTCGTCCTCAGGGATGTGAACGCGATCCGGTGATGCCTGCTGAGCTTGTTGGATGAAATCTGCCACCTCTGCAACCTTCTGATCGCGCCTCATCTctgctcgtcttctttcATGTCGCTCAATATCTAGCCTCTCAAAGGCGGCATTCTTTTCAGCGACTGTAATCTTCCGCATTGCTTCATACTTCTTGACCTTATCGTCCGCTTTCGCGACGCGACTCTGGTGGTCCTTACGCACATCCTTTTCCGCGTCGAGACGtgctttggcctcttctgctttttgGCTCAGGTCTCGCTTTTCAAGTCTCAGATTACCATACTGCAGACCAAGTTGCTCCTCTTCGGTGCGCTTTGCTTCTCGCTCTTCCCGTAGTGCAACCAGTCGTCCGTCAACACCCTCGAAAGCATCCAGGTCAAGTGATATCCGCTGTATATCCGCCTGGACTCGGCGATAATCGCTTTCTAGTTGGTTGACTTCGCTCCTGTGCGACGAAAGCTCCGACTCATAGTCTTTTAGTCGTTGACGTGCCTGACGTTCCTCGGTCATGAGTTCCTTCACCTCCAAGCCCAGCTGTCTGAGATTCTCCTTTTGCACAACCAACCGCTGGGCTGAATCCGAACGCATGCGAGGCCGCAAGCCATATGGTGTGACAGGGGAGGTGCTGATGTTTCCAGATCGATTAGTGATTCTTAGACCATGGCCGCGTTTTCCTCTGCCGTCATGGAAACAAAGGCACGCCGTCACGTTTCGAGGGGGACCATCGTTATCAATCATCACTCGCTCCGCTTCTAAGCGCTCCTTGACCAGAATGACCTTTTCAATCTGGTTATTGATAACAAGCTGTGTCCGAATGAGATCATGGTCAAATTCCAAGACTCTGAG is a window encoding:
- a CDS encoding uncharacterized protein (EggNog:ENOG41) translates to MTGSGQAPAGGNAGNYGGQAPHRSYEDRAAAREQMMSNIRETSQQDRRVYVGNLSYDVKWHHLKDFMRQAGEVLFADVLLLPNGMSKGCGIVEYATREQAQQAVAQLSNQNLMGRLVYVREDREAEPRFIGATGGANRGGFSGGGGGGGGGGGGGGGRQIYVANLPYTVGWQDLKDLFRQAARIGGVMRADVHLGADGRPKGSGIVVFENPEDARNAIQQFNGYEWQGRLLEVREDRFAGGGGGMGFGGRGGYGGGMRGGFGGRGGFGFGGGRGGFGFGGRGGFGGGAPGGGPGGGPPGGGPPGGGFDTSAAPAVAPNAFTDNAAPGTERNEIIYVRNLPWSTSNDDLVELFTTIGKVEQAEIQYEPSGRSRGSGVVRFDSIDTADTAIAKFQGYQYGGRPLHLSFVKYLNQASGDSMETDPHAGLTQDQIM
- a CDS encoding uncharacterized protein (SECRETED:SignalP(1-22)); this encodes MRFHLPNLLVTAALISAGAVLAQDIPTDVPVSALLTSAQEHLTKGETNEALAYYDAAIARDPTNYLSFFKRATTYLSLGRANLATEDFNKVLALRPNFPGAHIQLAKIKAKAAEWDGAKADYAAAGEASDSPDVLALTAAEEAMKLALAAEKEGNWEECVNHAGDAIVVASRYAPLREARSHCRFERGELEEGIGDLRHVLQMRPGDISPHVVISAVSFYNLGDLDAGVGQIRKCLHSDPDSKVCKKLHKQEKAVTKAFNKVTGQLSKGQYTTASRALVGTEEEPGLLATVEGQVNELREEGRIPAKGKVFLYEQLVEMVCQAYVESASKHADKYCDEAIQLNADSFWALLHRGKTLLKKEEFEAAIQALESAANAHPDKRDKINPILNKAQIELKRSKTKDYYKVLGVANDADERQIKSAYRKASKQYHPDKAHKQGITKEEAEKKMQGINEAYEVLSDPELRARFDRGDDPNSNERGSPFQGSPFGGQHWAFQQPGGGGGQQFKFHFNNGPFGF